The Deinococcus roseus genome contains a region encoding:
- a CDS encoding YdcF family protein gives MMGFPHASPANVSEPQPTVIVLGAAQYNGKPSPIFRSRLQHALNLYQTGRVSRIIVTGGKAEGDRYSEGEAGRNFLIQKGIPARTILAETRSRNTYENLKNSLGWVTTPVSVVTDSIHMPRAIAMARDLGMKASPSPSPLPENTSQEFLENYAARERLAYMAYLLMGEKATEKK, from the coding sequence ATGATGGGGTTTCCCCATGCAAGTCCGGCCAATGTTTCGGAACCCCAACCCACGGTGATTGTGCTGGGAGCTGCCCAGTACAATGGCAAGCCCTCCCCCATCTTCAGAAGCCGCCTGCAACACGCCCTGAACCTGTACCAGACTGGACGGGTGAGCCGCATCATCGTCACCGGGGGCAAAGCCGAAGGGGACCGTTACAGCGAAGGGGAAGCAGGCCGCAATTTCCTGATTCAAAAAGGCATCCCGGCCAGAACCATCCTGGCCGAAACCCGCAGCCGCAACACCTATGAAAACCTCAAAAACTCACTGGGCTGGGTCACCACCCCGGTCAGCGTGGTGACCGACTCCATTCACATGCCCAGGGCCATTGCCATGGCCCGTGACCTGGGCATGAAAGCCAGTCCCAGCCCCAGTCCCCTTCCAGAAAACACCAGCCAGGAATTTCTGGAAAATTACGCAGCGCGGGAACGGCTGGCTTACATGGCCTACCTGCTCATGGGCGAAAAAGCCACCGAGAAAAAATGA
- a CDS encoding dynamin family protein, protein MLVTPSIQEILQAERALLTDLHAFLESSGAPADVTQHARTALLQLDEVFLLVVVGEFNAGKSSFLNALLNTTSLPEGVTPTTDRIYVLLNGEDTELEPTADPFVVRKRLPLEDLNSIALVDTPGTNAVIRRHQTITEGFLPRADLVLFITSADHPFTESERQFLELTRKWGRNVMLIINKADLLETQADREQVLSFVREHATQTLGVTPQIFMLSARNQKRGEDEGFMRFKRTLVDRLSEKERVRLKLMTPLGVAHELVRQHTSHLEHSRTILQNDVQSFEHLEMQARVHGHEVKDELAHQLSLLEGPLNAFQERAESFINRYYRISRTLELLKPERLEQAFRTEAVADLERDLEKVLSHSVDRLMEKNLRFWEDVQHQLTSRSRENVPRSRFQMDRSAVLDALRSKTEEHTRELIEPSAAQDFSGKAQSSVMQAGLISVGGIGLGAAVIALIGGAAADVTGILASLAGVFLGAYWIPIRKRAALTQVKNQVGDAKILLRETLTREVNLEQERLDGRLRDALSPYTRFVKAEQERMNRENRRLTEFIARIEELEGRVQA, encoded by the coding sequence ATGCTGGTCACTCCTTCCATTCAAGAGATTTTGCAAGCTGAACGTGCACTGCTCACCGATTTGCATGCCTTTCTGGAAAGCTCCGGTGCACCTGCCGATGTTACCCAGCACGCCCGCACAGCTTTGCTGCAACTGGACGAGGTGTTCCTGCTGGTGGTGGTGGGGGAATTCAATGCAGGCAAAAGCTCTTTCCTGAATGCCCTCCTGAACACCACCTCCCTGCCAGAAGGGGTCACCCCAACCACAGACCGGATTTATGTTTTGCTGAACGGGGAAGACACCGAACTGGAACCCACCGCAGATCCCTTCGTGGTGCGCAAACGCCTGCCCCTGGAAGACCTCAACAGCATTGCCCTGGTGGACACACCCGGAACCAATGCGGTGATCCGCCGTCACCAGACCATCACCGAGGGTTTCCTGCCCAGAGCGGATCTGGTGCTGTTCATCACCAGTGCAGACCACCCCTTCACCGAGTCAGAACGGCAGTTTCTGGAACTCACCCGCAAGTGGGGCCGCAATGTGATGCTGATCATCAACAAGGCGGATTTGCTGGAAACCCAGGCGGACCGGGAGCAGGTGCTGTCTTTCGTGCGGGAACATGCCACCCAGACGCTGGGGGTCACTCCGCAGATCTTCATGCTGAGTGCCCGCAATCAGAAGCGCGGTGAAGACGAGGGCTTCATGCGCTTCAAACGCACCCTGGTGGACCGCCTCAGCGAAAAAGAACGGGTTCGTCTGAAACTGATGACCCCCCTGGGGGTGGCCCACGAACTGGTCAGGCAGCATACCTCCCATCTGGAGCACAGTCGCACCATTTTGCAGAACGATGTGCAATCCTTTGAGCACCTGGAAATGCAGGCCCGGGTGCATGGCCATGAAGTCAAAGACGAACTGGCCCATCAGCTTTCTTTGCTGGAAGGCCCGCTGAACGCTTTCCAGGAGCGGGCAGAAAGTTTCATCAACCGGTACTACCGCATCAGCCGTACCCTGGAACTGCTGAAACCCGAGCGTCTGGAGCAGGCTTTTCGCACAGAAGCCGTGGCAGATCTGGAACGCGACCTGGAGAAAGTGCTGTCCCACAGTGTGGACCGCCTGATGGAGAAAAACCTGCGTTTCTGGGAGGATGTGCAGCACCAGCTCACCTCCCGCTCTCGCGAGAACGTGCCCAGAAGCCGCTTCCAGATGGACCGCAGTGCTGTTCTGGACGCTTTGCGTTCCAAAACCGAAGAGCACACCAGGGAACTGATTGAACCCTCAGCAGCCCAGGATTTCAGTGGCAAGGCACAGAGCAGTGTGATGCAGGCAGGTCTGATCAGCGTGGGCGGCATTGGTCTGGGAGCAGCCGTGATTGCCCTGATTGGAGGCGCTGCCGCAGATGTGACGGGCATCCTGGCCAGCCTGGCCGGGGTGTTCCTGGGGGCTTACTGGATTCCCATTCGCAAACGGGCCGCCCTCACGCAAGTGAAAAACCAGGTTGGGGATGCCAAGATCCTGCTGCGGGAAACCCTCACGCGGGAAGTCAACCTGGAACAGGAACGCCTGGATGGCCGCCTCAGGGACGCCCTCTCTCCCTACACCCGCTTTGTGAAAGCCGAGCAGGAACGCATGAACCGGGAGAACCGCAGGCTCACCGAATTCATTGCCCGCATTGAAGAACTTGAAGGGCGGGTGCAGGCCTGA
- the topA gene encoding type I DNA topoisomerase: protein MAKTLVIVESPAKAKTIEKYLGKDYQVESSIGHIRDLPNSASEVPEQFKQKPWASLGIDVEHDFKPLYVVPSEKKKHVAKLKALVKEAREVVLATDDDREGESIAWHLFQELKPKVPVKRMVFHEITPEAIRNAIQHPRQIDENLVHAQEARRVLDRLYGYEVSPVLWRKVAPKLSAGRVQSVATRLLVERERERMRFRSAEFWSLEGLFRTLKEEGFTAALIEVGGVRLATGKDFDALTGELKPDAKVVLLKQADAEQLLQRLKAAQFTVISTEERPFTQKPYAPFITSSLQQEGSRKLGFNAQRTMRTAQRLYENGYITYMRTDSTTLSKEAMEAARKQVRQMYGDEYLHPTPRTYDKKAKNAQEAHEAIRPAGSRFRTPQEVRGELSDDEFKLYDLIWKRTVASQMADARGRRMQVRLQGLDAIFSASGKTIDFPGFLRAYVEGSDDPEAALEDREVILPPMQKGDSVRVKDMRTREHHTQPPARYTEASLVQALEAAGIGRPSTYASIISTIQDRGYVFKRGTALIPTWTAFATQALLENHFSRLVDYNFTARMEEDLDEIAGGRKEHVPYLQDFYFGDEGLKSQIQTQMDQIDPRAISLIPVPALVGSEIEVRLGKFGAYMKKGEVSATLPNDIAPDELTLQQAEELLSKGGDEGILGQDPVTGQDVVAKAGRYGPYVQMGEKTASLFPTDSLSAMTLERAMQLLTIPRLVGTLDGEEVWAMNGRYGPYLKKGKDNRTLPGHESLFTVTVEQAQALFAAPKSRMGQSAAPLKIFEYPDRTPIQVKVGRFGPYLTDGENNAYLRNGEDAHSLTAEKTRELMAERGKPPKARAGKATKKAAPSKTSKTSKTSGKAPAKAASKAAPKTVAKPAGETQKAEWKDLKSHLNVLSDTERQLIVALREENKKAEDVAPELGLEVKKAKGMMLQISKKLQEAWRKAVSA from the coding sequence ATGGCTAAGACACTGGTGATTGTGGAATCGCCCGCCAAGGCGAAAACCATTGAGAAATACCTGGGGAAGGACTACCAGGTGGAGTCCTCCATTGGACACATTCGGGATTTGCCCAATTCGGCATCCGAAGTGCCGGAACAATTCAAGCAGAAGCCCTGGGCCAGCCTGGGCATTGATGTGGAACACGATTTTAAACCCCTTTATGTGGTGCCCTCAGAGAAGAAAAAGCACGTTGCCAAGCTGAAAGCCCTGGTCAAAGAGGCCCGCGAAGTGGTGCTGGCAACAGACGATGACCGTGAAGGGGAGAGCATCGCCTGGCACCTGTTTCAGGAACTGAAACCCAAGGTGCCGGTCAAACGCATGGTCTTCCACGAGATCACCCCGGAAGCCATCCGAAATGCCATCCAGCACCCCCGCCAGATTGATGAAAACCTGGTGCATGCCCAGGAGGCCCGCCGCGTGCTGGACCGCCTGTACGGTTACGAGGTTTCACCTGTCCTGTGGCGCAAAGTGGCCCCCAAACTCAGCGCGGGCCGGGTGCAGAGCGTGGCCACCCGTCTTCTGGTGGAGCGCGAACGGGAACGCATGCGTTTCAGGAGTGCAGAGTTCTGGAGCCTGGAAGGACTGTTCCGGACCCTCAAAGAAGAAGGGTTCACGGCTGCCCTGATCGAAGTGGGTGGAGTCAGGCTGGCCACAGGCAAAGACTTTGATGCCCTGACCGGTGAACTCAAGCCCGATGCCAAAGTGGTTCTGCTGAAACAGGCCGATGCCGAACAGCTGCTGCAGCGCCTGAAAGCTGCCCAGTTCACGGTGATCTCCACCGAGGAGCGCCCCTTCACCCAGAAGCCCTACGCGCCGTTCATCACCTCCAGCCTGCAACAGGAAGGCTCCAGAAAACTCGGGTTCAATGCCCAGCGCACCATGCGCACGGCGCAACGCCTGTACGAGAATGGTTACATCACCTACATGCGCACCGACTCCACCACCCTCTCCAAAGAGGCCATGGAAGCGGCCCGCAAACAGGTGCGCCAGATGTACGGGGACGAGTATCTGCACCCCACCCCCCGCACCTACGACAAGAAAGCCAAAAACGCCCAGGAAGCGCACGAAGCGATTCGCCCGGCAGGCTCCAGATTCCGCACCCCCCAGGAAGTCAGAGGCGAGCTCTCCGACGATGAGTTCAAACTGTATGACCTGATCTGGAAACGCACCGTGGCCAGCCAGATGGCAGACGCCAGAGGCCGCAGAATGCAGGTGCGTTTGCAGGGCCTGGACGCCATTTTCAGTGCCAGTGGCAAAACCATTGATTTTCCGGGTTTCTTGCGGGCTTACGTGGAAGGTTCAGACGACCCTGAAGCTGCTCTGGAAGACCGTGAAGTGATCCTGCCCCCGATGCAGAAAGGGGACAGCGTGCGGGTCAAGGACATGCGCACCCGCGAGCACCACACCCAGCCTCCTGCACGCTACACAGAGGCCTCTCTGGTGCAGGCGCTGGAAGCCGCCGGAATCGGTCGCCCCTCCACTTATGCCAGCATCATCTCCACCATTCAGGACCGGGGTTACGTTTTCAAACGTGGAACGGCCCTGATCCCCACCTGGACGGCTTTTGCCACCCAGGCCCTGCTGGAGAACCACTTCTCCAGGCTGGTGGATTACAACTTCACCGCCCGCATGGAAGAAGACCTTGACGAGATTGCCGGAGGACGCAAAGAACACGTGCCCTACCTGCAAGACTTCTACTTCGGAGATGAAGGGTTGAAATCCCAGATCCAGACGCAAATGGACCAGATTGATCCCAGAGCGATCAGCCTGATTCCTGTGCCTGCCCTGGTGGGGTCGGAGATTGAAGTCAGACTGGGCAAATTCGGGGCTTACATGAAAAAAGGCGAGGTCAGCGCGACTTTGCCCAACGACATTGCCCCCGATGAACTCACCCTGCAGCAGGCAGAAGAACTCCTCTCCAAAGGCGGAGACGAGGGCATTCTGGGCCAGGACCCTGTGACCGGACAGGATGTGGTGGCTAAAGCAGGCCGTTATGGTCCCTACGTGCAGATGGGCGAGAAAACCGCCAGCCTGTTTCCCACGGATTCCCTGAGCGCCATGACCCTGGAACGTGCCATGCAACTGCTGACCATTCCAAGGCTGGTGGGCACCCTGGACGGAGAAGAAGTCTGGGCCATGAATGGACGTTACGGTCCCTACCTCAAAAAAGGCAAGGACAACCGCACGCTGCCCGGACACGAAAGCCTCTTTACTGTGACGGTGGAGCAGGCACAGGCCCTCTTTGCTGCCCCCAAAAGCCGCATGGGACAGAGCGCCGCCCCCCTGAAAATCTTTGAATACCCGGACCGCACCCCCATCCAGGTCAAAGTGGGCCGTTTTGGCCCGTACCTCACAGATGGGGAAAACAACGCCTATCTGCGCAACGGAGAGGATGCCCACAGCCTCACCGCAGAAAAAACCCGCGAACTGATGGCAGAACGGGGCAAGCCACCCAAAGCCAGAGCAGGCAAAGCCACCAAAAAAGCAGCCCCCAGCAAGACCAGCAAAACCAGCAAAACGTCTGGCAAAGCCCCTGCAAAAGCTGCTTCCAAAGCTGCACCCAAAACAGTGGCCAAACCCGCTGGTGAAACCCAGAAAGCCGAATGGAAAGACCTCAAATCCCACCTGAATGTTCTCAGTGACACCGAACGCCAGCTGATTGTGGCCCTCCGCGAGGAGAACAAAAAAGCCGAAGACGTGGCTCCAGAGCTTGGGCTGGAGGTCAAAAAAGCCAAAGGCATGATGCTGCAGATCTCCAAAAAGCTGCAGGAGGCCTGGCGCAAAGCGGTGAGCGCTTGA
- the ftsY gene encoding signal recognition particle-docking protein FtsY has protein sequence MSWFQRLKEGLTKTRQQLNQSAGFLGTDLKDIFTSRLETLEDLEYALIAADVGRAATEEILEDIKNSGQTNLQEALMNALILQLEPDARRAQYRKIGFTPDAKRSTVLPNGKVVMMIGVNGVGKTTTIAKLGQYYQGLGRSVMFAAGDTFRAAAGTQLGVWGSRLGIDVIQGPDGGDPAAVAFDAAAARKARGVDLLMVDTAGRLHTKHNLMEELKKVKRVIQKADENEPAEIWLVLDAVTGQNGLNQAKKFHEAIGLTGVVVTKLDGTSKGGIVVPIVRELGVPIKFIGVGEKAEDLQPFDAREFVHALFGVDA, from the coding sequence ATGAGTTGGTTTCAACGCCTTAAGGAGGGTCTGACCAAGACCCGTCAACAATTGAACCAGTCTGCAGGTTTTCTGGGAACGGACCTGAAGGACATCTTCACCAGCCGCCTGGAAACCCTGGAAGACCTGGAGTACGCCCTGATTGCTGCAGATGTGGGCCGTGCTGCCACCGAGGAGATCCTGGAAGACATCAAGAACAGCGGCCAGACCAACCTGCAAGAGGCCCTGATGAACGCCCTGATCCTGCAACTGGAACCGGACGCCAGACGGGCGCAGTACCGCAAGATTGGCTTCACACCGGATGCAAAACGCTCTACAGTCCTGCCAAACGGCAAAGTGGTGATGATGATCGGGGTGAACGGGGTGGGCAAAACCACCACCATTGCCAAACTGGGCCAGTACTACCAGGGCCTGGGGCGCAGCGTGATGTTTGCTGCTGGCGACACCTTCCGTGCCGCCGCGGGCACCCAGCTTGGGGTGTGGGGCAGCCGTCTGGGCATCGATGTGATTCAGGGACCTGATGGGGGCGACCCTGCTGCTGTGGCTTTTGATGCCGCCGCTGCTCGCAAAGCCCGTGGTGTGGACCTCCTGATGGTGGACACCGCGGGCAGGTTGCACACCAAGCACAACCTGATGGAAGAGCTGAAGAAGGTCAAACGGGTGATCCAGAAAGCCGATGAGAACGAGCCCGCCGAAATCTGGCTGGTGCTGGACGCCGTGACCGGACAGAACGGCCTGAACCAGGCCAAGAAGTTTCATGAAGCCATTGGATTGACTGGAGTGGTGGTCACCAAACTGGACGGGACCTCCAAGGGCGGCATCGTGGTGCCCATCGTGCGGGAACTGGGGGTGCCCATCAAGTTCATCGGGGTGGGAGAGAAAGCAGAAGACCTGCAGCCCTTCGATGCCCGTGAATTCGTGCATGCCCTGTTCGGCGTGGACGCCTGA
- a CDS encoding CpXC domain-containing protein — MTSSKQHPFTCPNCSKKYNVTLYEVLNIGTHPELHDELFAGKINTTTCPSCGEVTFVEEPVTYYDPKLEYCVHFVPAASLEDPTLEAFEQFDEQGRVDLSDKRLPAYIPSNHVVFDVHELLTYIFFRRKLAEFYPILRKRKKVM; from the coding sequence ATGACCAGCTCCAAACAGCACCCTTTCACCTGTCCGAATTGCAGCAAGAAATACAACGTCACACTCTATGAAGTGCTGAACATTGGCACCCACCCCGAATTGCACGATGAGTTGTTTGCCGGGAAAATCAACACCACCACCTGTCCTTCCTGCGGTGAAGTGACTTTTGTGGAAGAACCCGTGACCTACTACGATCCCAAACTGGAATACTGCGTGCATTTTGTGCCTGCAGCCAGCCTGGAAGACCCCACCCTGGAAGCCTTCGAGCAATTCGATGAGCAGGGCCGCGTGGACCTTTCAGACAAACGTCTCCCGGCTTACATTCCCAGCAACCATGTGGTCTTTGACGTGCATGAACTGCTGACCTACATTTTCTTCCGCCGCAAACTGGCAGAGTTCTACCCCATTCTGCGCAAACGCAAAAAAGTCATGTGA
- a CDS encoding extracellular solute-binding protein, whose translation MKRLTVLMLLLLGSAQAKTEIKIWHYLLAEPSPTLFNQFAAEFNKSQDDYVIKPEYAGGYKEMGQKIIASIRANTTPPAVLIDNAFFVRLMQGGQLKDLDKFTGVIPESLSSDIYPVAWNIGKNKDGRFGLPWAASSMLMFFNGAAFKAKNIALPDTWPEFYAAAQKLTGRGTSGVSFITESWIFASMVYSQGGDLVKDGKPNLLDPVVVESLQQLVNLKNKKALIPRATSEVQNAVIDFLRTKTFMVVAPSSAFPLAFKNPNYLSLQVSAYPLPGSSIAGEGQIAVMKSASDAQARGIMEFWKFLLKPENLKTFANGSYYVPVRKSVARQLTDDPILVAAVKSFERAQNLPAVPQLDDWRLDLEIAIEKALKGNVPVEQALKEAQQNALK comes from the coding sequence ATGAAGCGACTGACTGTCCTGATGCTGCTCCTCCTGGGGAGCGCTCAAGCCAAAACCGAAATCAAAATCTGGCATTATCTGCTGGCCGAACCCTCCCCCACCCTCTTCAACCAGTTCGCTGCAGAATTCAACAAATCACAGGACGACTACGTGATCAAGCCTGAATATGCGGGTGGTTACAAAGAGATGGGGCAGAAAATCATCGCCAGCATCCGGGCCAACACCACCCCTCCAGCCGTGCTGATCGACAATGCTTTCTTTGTGCGCCTGATGCAGGGCGGGCAACTCAAGGACCTCGACAAATTCACCGGGGTGATCCCTGAAAGCCTCAGTTCTGACATCTACCCGGTGGCCTGGAACATCGGCAAGAACAAAGACGGACGTTTCGGGTTGCCCTGGGCTGCCAGCAGCATGCTGATGTTCTTCAACGGAGCTGCCTTCAAAGCCAAAAACATCGCCCTGCCAGACACATGGCCTGAATTTTATGCTGCAGCCCAGAAATTGACGGGCAGGGGGACCAGTGGGGTTTCTTTCATCACCGAGTCCTGGATTTTTGCCTCCATGGTGTACAGCCAGGGCGGAGACCTGGTCAAAGACGGCAAACCCAACCTGCTGGACCCTGTGGTGGTGGAAAGCCTGCAACAACTGGTCAACCTGAAAAACAAAAAAGCCCTGATTCCCCGCGCCACCAGCGAAGTGCAAAACGCCGTGATTGACTTCCTGCGCACCAAAACCTTCATGGTGGTGGCCCCCAGCAGTGCCTTCCCGCTGGCCTTCAAGAACCCCAACTACCTGAGTTTGCAGGTCTCGGCTTACCCCCTGCCCGGTTCTTCCATTGCCGGAGAGGGCCAGATCGCCGTGATGAAATCTGCCAGTGACGCCCAGGCCAGAGGGATCATGGAATTCTGGAAATTTTTGCTGAAACCCGAAAACCTCAAAACCTTTGCCAACGGCTCTTACTACGTTCCGGTGCGCAAAAGTGTGGCCAGACAGCTCACCGATGACCCCATCCTGGTCGCAGCAGTCAAGAGCTTTGAACGCGCCCAGAACCTGCCTGCTGTGCCCCAGCTGGACGACTGGCGTCTGGATCTGGAAATTGCCATCGAGAAAGCCCTGAAAGGCAATGTTCCTGTGGAACAGGCCCTCAAAGAAGCACAGCAGAACGCTTTAAAATAA
- a CDS encoding branched-chain amino acid transaminase codes for MGGIQAGLIWLNGKLVPQEEAKVSVLAHALHYGSSVFEGIRAYSTEKGAAIYRLQEHTERLFNSAKIIRMPVPYSADEINSAIKSVVKDNGYDACYIRPLVFRGGESLGLNPLPCPVEVMVAAWKWGTYLGDEAIEKGAKLVTSSWARSPGNVLPTKSKAGGNYINSSLAKADAISAGFDEAIMLDKEGYVSEGSGENIFFIKGKKLYAIAHSVTLTGITRDSIFHVARDMGLEVQEVMATRDELYVADEVFMTGTAAEVSPISSIDFREIGTGRAGEITREIRGRYLDIVTGKNPKYDHWLTYVD; via the coding sequence ATGGGTGGTATCCAAGCAGGATTGATCTGGCTGAACGGCAAACTGGTTCCTCAGGAAGAGGCAAAGGTGTCTGTTCTGGCCCACGCTTTGCATTACGGCAGCAGTGTTTTTGAGGGCATCCGGGCTTACAGCACCGAAAAAGGAGCAGCAATCTACCGCCTGCAGGAGCACACCGAGCGCCTGTTCAACAGTGCCAAAATCATCCGCATGCCTGTGCCCTACAGCGCAGATGAAATCAACAGTGCCATCAAATCTGTGGTCAAAGACAACGGCTACGACGCCTGCTACATCCGTCCCCTGGTGTTTCGTGGTGGGGAATCGCTGGGCCTCAACCCCCTGCCCTGCCCCGTGGAAGTGATGGTGGCGGCCTGGAAATGGGGCACCTACCTCGGAGATGAAGCCATCGAGAAAGGGGCCAAACTGGTGACCTCCTCCTGGGCCCGTTCTCCAGGCAACGTGCTGCCCACCAAATCCAAGGCGGGCGGCAACTACATCAACAGTTCGCTTGCCAAGGCAGACGCCATCAGCGCTGGTTTTGATGAAGCCATCATGCTGGACAAAGAGGGCTACGTCTCTGAAGGCAGCGGAGAGAACATCTTCTTCATCAAGGGCAAGAAATTGTATGCCATTGCCCACAGTGTGACCCTGACCGGGATCACCAGAGACAGCATCTTCCATGTGGCCCGCGACATGGGGCTGGAAGTGCAAGAAGTCATGGCCACCCGCGACGAACTGTATGTTGCCGATGAGGTGTTCATGACCGGAACGGCTGCAGAAGTCTCCCCGATTTCCAGCATCGACTTCAGGGAAATCGGCACTGGACGGGCCGGGGAAATCACCAGGGAAATCCGTGGGCGTTACCTGGACATCGTGACCGGGAAAAACCCCAAATACGACCACTGGCTCACCTACGTCGATTGA
- a CDS encoding DMT family transporter yields MSLNLPRIAPFLFVLLWSTGFVGAKYGLPYAEPFTFLALRLVIATVLLLGLGLVVKESKKMRPEHYWHAAVVGFLLHGAYLSGVFYAIHMGMPAGMTAVIVGLQPILSTLMARYTLKEQGSLLQWIGLILGFLGVVMVVSQKIHADVPPVAYLAAGIALIGTTAGTLYQKRFGAGMPLVTGTAVQYAATSLILIPLALLFETHQIQFTTEFWFALLWLVVVLSLGAIGLLLYLIQRTSTAQVTSLFYLVPPATAVEAFFLFHEKLNGLALLGMVVVALGVSLVIRPAPARPVQKQLQTE; encoded by the coding sequence ATGTCTCTGAACCTGCCCAGAATCGCCCCCTTTCTTTTTGTGCTTTTGTGGAGCACCGGATTCGTTGGTGCCAAATACGGCCTGCCTTACGCGGAACCGTTCACCTTTCTGGCCCTGCGTCTGGTGATCGCAACAGTTCTGCTGCTGGGCCTGGGTCTGGTGGTCAAAGAAAGCAAGAAGATGCGTCCAGAGCATTACTGGCACGCTGCTGTGGTGGGTTTTCTGCTGCATGGTGCTTACCTGAGTGGCGTGTTCTACGCCATTCATATGGGCATGCCTGCTGGAATGACCGCTGTGATCGTGGGCCTGCAACCCATCCTCAGCACCCTGATGGCCCGCTACACCCTGAAAGAACAGGGAAGCCTGCTGCAATGGATCGGTCTGATTCTGGGCTTCCTGGGTGTGGTGATGGTGGTCAGCCAGAAAATCCATGCCGATGTCCCACCCGTTGCTTATCTGGCTGCTGGAATTGCCCTGATCGGCACCACCGCTGGCACCCTCTACCAGAAACGTTTTGGAGCAGGCATGCCCCTGGTGACTGGAACCGCTGTGCAGTACGCTGCCACCAGCCTGATCCTGATTCCGCTGGCTTTGCTCTTTGAAACCCACCAGATCCAGTTCACCACCGAATTCTGGTTTGCCCTGTTGTGGCTGGTGGTGGTGCTTTCCCTGGGGGCCATTGGCCTCCTGCTGTACCTGATCCAGCGCACCAGCACCGCACAGGTCACCAGCCTGTTTTATCTGGTGCCCCCTGCCACCGCTGTGGAAGCCTTCTTTCTGTTTCACGAGAAACTGAATGGTCTGGCCTTGCTGGGCATGGTGGTGGTGGCCCTGGGGGTTTCGCTGGTGATCCGGCCTGCACCTGCGCGGCCTGTGCAGAAACAACTGCAAACCGAATAA